From Coturnix japonica isolate 7356 chromosome 1, Coturnix japonica 2.1, whole genome shotgun sequence, the proteins below share one genomic window:
- the USF3 gene encoding basic helix-loop-helix domain-containing protein USF3 isoform X2 has translation MPEMTENDTPTKKQHRKKNRETHNAVERHRKKKINAGINRIGELIPCSPALKQSKNMILDQAFKYITEMKRQNDELLLNGGNNEQAEEIKKLRKQLDELQKENGRYIELLKANDICLYDDPTIHWKGNLKNAKVSVVIPSDQVQKNIIVYSNGSQPNGNNQGASVQGITFNVGHNLQKQTANVVPVQRTCNLVTPVTISGIYPAENKPRSQSTVSPLAPTQVVPAGNTLELSIPENEQGVHATATSQNTSQSGTEQGLQCSSDNALQNGQSLPKSKNDEGGSKSTKKTVMQGISLPSSACVEAEKVQHMNATSSKTPNSRNEFQESSVISTAGTAVVPSVRLSAADSFSSVNVLKSTNLISSADTPVTSSAEGMKAVTVISTVPASPLENCWSFSGSTGVVPSDLKNMSSLTRMPSAGNTQTTWTTLQLAGNTVQPLSQTPSSIMTALLSEPVNGASTVSAAHSRPLTTSISLNTSLPIDGQAAEQIVVTLPSCPSLPMQPLISQPQVKTQAAGSILPLNSTMQVIQMAQPVASAVTGAPANQNVIILQPPNTAPCPPIVRAEVPSQNVSQQIVIIQAASQNPLPLLSAQPSASVRVPVNGPVAVANSSNSVQNAHLPQTFGGKHLVHILPRPSSLPSSSSTQTFSVTMSNQQHPQTISLNGQLFALQPVMSSSGASNQAPMQIIQPTTSEDPNTNVALNTFGALANLNQSISQMAGQSCLHLSLSHPTNPTTVHNQITTVNCVSLPASVLPSVPLEGSVLTSASNSTNVSPKKAAAGFLSNSKSKRTNKKQSTKKHLAANTEASCPAIPCKDAGKADSVPVEAVAKHSKGEGLPENIPATSQALATLQVSGASISPSKEAECSEQAVGSCPAPETTLAELPAPSPLQPAVSEQLALVPPTARDAAPLLPVRQPQSNPLTSSASSESSSRCEPPGTLTSSQNEAHGTSSQVSGASAVESSTAGQTSTARTTSESCSVPQSSSVVMQDVDLLEGQGLTKMLSDLTKERTVVEKSSSFAVQGEHSNFPMENSKSVESNVDLPEKQELLLMNTEGDALSQHHSCVSDQEVVSAALIASRQADSPMSTSSGSSRGFSVASMLPDTTREDVTSNTSTSTCNNCTFSEQPDIVALAARAIFDQESLEKSGGGMQVNMRDAISKSTDVTLEREQQTFKPLPVKESNAGPLETASNKFSAQDTVQTNVDRQVEKPSCSVGGVETSNSSLQIAASQSPSITSLSVNNLIHQSRIVHPLVSCSSLPQPSEPASIPATVGLSLPSSSYVNPSPRSAMMSEYAQEQLNAIRANSMQAPQLQESRLKQQNQEGRKDSAKRAVQDDLLLSTAKRQKQCQTAPLRLEGMALMNRTPESIADQTQMLVSQMPSNSSNSVASLSSQGHTDGLSRLFPSNSNFITPALRQTEVQCNSQPSISEQQGTAGQHLQPIQHVPAQGISHLHNNHPYLKQQQAGQLRERHHLYQLQHHVTHGENSVHSQPHGVHQQRTIQQEVQMQKKRNLIQGTQAPQLSLQQKHHGSDQTRQKGGQPHPHHQQMQQQMQQHFGASQPEKNCENPTASRNHHNHPQSHINQDMMHQQQQDVSSRQQGSTSEHVSGHNPMQRLMTSRGLEPQMVSQASIVTRPSDMTCTPHRQERNRVSSYSAEALIGKTPSNSEQRIGISLQGPRVSDQLEMRSYIDAARNKGLVIHNMQGRISIDHTVGSDVQRLSDCQTFKPAGPNQQPAGNFDVQASRNSEIGNSVSSLRGMQSQAFRIGQNTGPPIERQKRLPYQPVQGIPTGNSLPSRENENTCHQSFMQSLLAPNLGDQVSGSQRSIPEHPRNTQCGASSTIEYSCPPARESVHIRRDGDGQNRESCDMSISTINTRNSSLTIPFSTSSSSGDIQGRNTSPNISVQKSNPMRMTDSHGTKSHMNTPVSSNMHGVVRPTHPHPAVSHGNGEQGQPSVRQPNSSVTQRSRHPLQDNNSSKIRQPERNRSGNQRHGNVFDPSLPHLPLSTSSSMILGRQQSAIEKRGSIVRFMSDGPQVSNDNAASDQHTLSQNFGFPFIPEGGMNPPINANTSFIPPVTQPSATRTPALIPVDPQNTLPSFYPPYSPAHPTLSNDISIPYFPNQMFPNPTTEKPSSGGLNNRFGSILSPPRPVGFAQPSFPLLPDMPPMHMTNTSHLSNFNLTSLFPEIATALPPDGSAMSPLLSIANTSASDSSKQPSNRPAHNISHILGHDCSSAV, from the exons ATGCCAGAGATGACAGAGAATGACACCCCTACTAAGAAGCAACATCG aaagaaaaatcgGGAGACGCATAATGCAG TGGAGAGGCATcgaaagaaaaagattaatgCTGGGATAAACAGAATTGGAGAACTCATTCCCTGCTCTCCAGCCCTTAAACAG AGCAAGAACATGATTCTGGATCAGGCCTTTAAGTACATAACggaaatgaaaagacagaatgaTGAGCTTCTGTTAAATGGAGGGAACAATGAACAAG ctgaagagataaaaaaacTGCGGAAACAACTGGATgaactgcaaaaggaaaatgggagATACATTGAACTACTGAAAGCCAATGATATTTGCCTGTATGATGATCCTACAATCCACTGGAAGGGGAATCTCAAAAATGCAAAGGTCTCAGTTGTTATTCCTAGCGATCAAGTTCAAAAGAACATTATTGTCTATTCAAATGGGAGTCAACCCAATGGAAATAACCAGGGAGCATCTGTCCAGGGAATAACGTTTAATGTTGGTCATaatttacaaaagcaaacagccaaTGTTGTTCCAGTCCAGAGAACTTGCAACCTAGTGACTCCTGTGACAATTTCTGGTATTTACCCTGCGGAAAACAAACCACGGTCTCAGAGTACAGTTTCTCCACTGGCACCCACTCAGGTGGTCCCAGCAGGGAACACTCTTGAACTTTCCATACCAGAGAATGAGCAAGGTGTGCATGCTACTGCCACCTCACAGAACACTTCTCAATCTGGAACAGAACAAGGCCTACAGTGTTCTTCAGATAATGCACTGCAGAATGGTCAAAGTCTCCCcaaaagtaaaaatgatgaAGGTGGCTCGAAgtcaacaaagaaaacagtcatGCAGGGAATCAGCCTTCCTTCCAGTGCCTGTGTGGAAGCTGAGAAAGTTCAACATATGAATGCAACCAGCTCAAAAACACCTAATTCTAGGAACGAGTTTCAGGAAAGCTCTGTAATTTcaactgctggcacagctgttgTGCCATCTGTGAGACTGTCTGCTGCAGacagtttttcctctgtaaatgTTCTCAAAAGTACAAACTTAATAAGTAGTGCTGACACGCCTGTGACTTCTTCTGCAGAAGGAATGAAGGCTGTAACGGTAATAAGCACTGTGCCTGCCAGTCCCCTAGAGAACTGCTGGTCTTTTTCAGGCTCTACAGGTGTTGTTCCTTCAGACTTGAAAAATATGAGTAGCCTTACACGGATGCCTTCAGCTGGAAACACACAGACCACATGGACAACTTTGCAGCTAGCAGGAAATACTGTCCAGCCACTAAGCCAAACACCATCCAGTATAATGACTGCGCTGCTAAGTGAGCCAGTTAATGGGGCTAGTACTGtatctgctgctcacagcaggccTTTGACAACAAGCATTAGTTTGAATACTTCTCTGCCTATAGATGGGCAGGCAGCTGAACAGATTGTAGTTACCTTGCCCTCTTGCCCATCCCTACCTATGCAGCCATTAATCAGCCAACCACAGGTTAAAACTCAGGCTGCAGGAAGTATCCTTCCATTAAATTCAACTATGCAGGTAATTCAAATGGCTCAACCAGTTGCGTCAGCTGTGACAGGAGCACCAGCGAACCAGAATGTCATCATTCTTCAGCCTCCAAACACTGCTCCGTGTCCTCCAATTGTGAGAGCAGAAGTTCCTAGCCAAAATGTCAGTCAACAAATTGTAATTATTCAAGCTGCTAGTCAGAatcctcttcctctgctctctgcccaGCCTTCTGCTTCTGTCAGAGTTCCTGTGAATGGGCCTGTGGCAGTTGCAAACTCCAGCAACTCTGTACAAAATGCCCATCTTCCACAGACCTTTGGTGGAAAACACCTTGTCCATATATTACCAAGGCCATCTTCTTTGCCATCTTCTAGCTCTACACAAACATTTTCAGTTACAATGTCAAATCAACAGCATCCCCAAACAATCTCATTGAATGGGCAGCTTTTTGCATTGCAACCTGTGATGTCTTCATCCGGAGCTTCAAATCAAGCCCCTATGCAAATTATTCAACCCACCACCAGCGAAGATCCAAATACCAATGTTGCTCTCAATACATTTGGTGCTTTAGCTAACCTCAATCAGAGCATATCACAAATGGCTGGACAAAGCTGCTTACACTTGTCTCTCAGCCACCCTACCAATCCCACAACTGTCCATAACCAGATCACCACAGTTAACTGTGTGTCATTGCCAGCTTCGGTGCTACCCTCAGTGCCTCTGGAGGGTTCAGTATTAACTAGTGCATCTAATTCAACAAATGTTTCCCCcaaaaaagctgctgctggttttctgtctaattcaaaatcaaaaaggacaaacaaaaagcagagtaCAAAAAAACACCTTGCTGCCAACACTGAAGCTTCCTGTCCAGCAATTCCTTGTAAAGATGCGGGAAAGGCAGACAGTGTTCCTGTAGAAGCTGTGGCAAAGCATTCAAAGGGTGAGGGGTTGCCTGAGAATATTCCAGCGACGTCACAAGCTTTAGCCACGTTGCAGGTGAGTGGCGCAAGTATTTCTCCTTCCAAAGAAGCTGAGTGCTCAGAGCAAGCAGTGGGGTCCTGCCCTGCACCAGAGACAACtttggcagagctgccagccccCTCACCATTGCAGCCTGCAGTGTCTGAACAGTTGGCACTGGTCCCACCAACTGCAAGGGatgctgctcctctcctgccAGTCCGTCAGCCTCAGAGCAACCCACTGACCAGCTCAGCATCATCAGAGTCTTCCTCTCGCTGTGAGCCCCCTGGCACCTTAACATCCTCTCAAAATGAAGCACATGGGACAAGTTCTCAGGTTTCTGGGGCATCAGCAGTGGAGAGCAGCACGGCAGGCCAGACTTCCACTGCAAGAACAACTTCAGAATCCTGCAGTGTTCCGCAGAGTTCTTCAGTTGTCATGCAAGATGTGGACTTGCTGGAAGGGCAAGGTCTGACCAAAATGCTGTCTGAtcttacaaaagaaagaacagttgtggaaaaaagctcttcttttgCTGTTCAAGGAGAGCATTCTAATTTTCCCATGGAAAACTCTAAATCAGTGGAATCAAATGTCGATTTGCCTGAGAAGCAGGAACTCTTGTTAATGAACACAGAAGGAGATGCACTCTCCCAGCATCACAGCTGCGTTTCTGATCAGGAAGTAGTTAGTGCTGCCCTCATTGCCAGCAGGCAGGCAGACTCCCCAATGTCAACCAGTTCTGGTAGTAGCCGAGGCTTCTCTGTGGCTTCGATGTTACCTGATACCACCAGAGAAGATGTTACTAGCAACACATCAACCAGTACATGCAACAACTGCACATTTTCAGAACAACCTGACATCGTTGCTCTTGCAGCAAGAGCTATTTTTGACCAGGAAAGCCTTGAGAAAAGTGGAGGAGGAATGCAAGTTAACATGAGGGATGCCATATCTAAGTCAACTGATGTGACTCTGGAGAGAGAGCAACAGACTTTTAAACCTCTACCagtgaaagaaagcaatgcagGGCCATTAGAAACAGCATCAAACAAATTCAGTGCTCAGGATACGGTACAAACAAATGTTGATAGACAAGTTGAAAAACCAAGCTGTTCTGTAGGAGGTGTGGAAACCTCCAACTCTTCTTTGCAGATTGCAGCTTCCCAGTCACCGAGCATAACCAGTTTAAGTGTGAATAACCTGATACACCAGAGCCGCATTGTCCATCCCCTTGTGAGTTGCTCAAGTTTACCCCAGCCTTCAGAGCCAGCAAGCATTCCTGCAACTGTGGGTCTCTCTCTTCCGTCTAGTTCGTATGTCAATCCGTCTCCAAGATCAGCTATGATGAGTGAGTATGCTCAGGAACAACTGAATGCTATTAGGGCAAACTCCATGCAAGCTCCTCAGCTGCAGGAATCACGCTTAAAGCAGCAAAATCAGGAAGGTCGCAAAGATTCTGCCAAGCGGGCTGTTCAGGACGACCTTCTGCTTTCTACGGCAAAGAGACAAAAGCAGTGTCAGACAGCACCTCTAAGGCTCGAAGGGATGGCACTGATGAATCGAACACCAGAGAGTATTGCTGATCAAACACAGATGCTGGTCAGTCAAATGCCTTCTAATTCATCAAATTCAGTGGCATCCTTGAGCAGTCAGGGGCACACAGATGGCCTCAGCAGGCTATTCCCATCAAACAGCAACTTCATAACTCCAGCTTTGAGACAAACTGAAGTTCAGTGCAACTCTCAGCCATCAATTTCAGAGCAACAAGGTACAGCAGGGCAGCATTTGCAGCCAATTCAGCATGTTCCTGCTCAAGGCATATCTCACCTTCACAACAATCATCCCTacttaaagcagcagcaggctggacAATTAAGAGAAAGGCACCACTTGTATCAGCTGCAGCACCATGTCACTCATGGGGAAAACTCAGTCCACTCTCAACCCCATGGTGTTCACCAGCAGCGAACAATACAGCAGGAAGTGCAAATGCAAAAGAAACGAAATCTCATCCAGGGAACCCAAGCCCCACAACTTTCTTTACAGCAGAAACACCATGGAAGTGATCAGACACGGCAGAAAGGTGGTCAGCCTCATCCTCACCAccagcaaatgcagcagcagatgcagcagcaCTTTGGAGCTTCCCAGCCTGAAAAGAACTGTGAAAATCCCACAGCAAGCAGAAACCATCATAACCACCCTCAGAGCCATATAAATCAGGACATGATGCATCAACAGCAGCAAGACGTtagcagcaggcagcaaggTTCAACTTCTGAGCATGTATCGGGGCACAATCCCATGCAGAGGCTGATGACCTCCAGGGGTTTAGAGCCGCAAATGGTATCCCAGGCAAGTATTGTAACCAGGCCATCGGACATGACCTGCACCCCTCATAGGCAGGAGAGAAACAGAGTTTCCAGCTACTCTGCTGAGGCACTTATTGGGAAGACACCCTCTAATTCAGAGCAGAGAATAGGAATTTCTCTTCAAGGCCCTAGAGTTTCTGACCAGCTGGAAATGAGAAGCTACATTGATGCTGCTAGAAATAAAGGGTTGGTTATTCACAATATGCAGGGCCGGATATCCATTGATCATACGGTTGGCTCAGATGTACAACGACTTTCTGATTGCCAGACATTTAAGCCAGCAGGACCCAACCAACAACCTGCAGGCAATTTCGATGTGCAGGCCTCAAGAAACAGTGAAATTGGTAATTCTGTGTCATCCCTCAGGGGCATGCAATCGCAAGCTTTTCGAATTGGTCAGAATACTGGGCCACCCatagaaagacagaagagaCTGCCTTACCAACCAGTACAAGGTATTCCAACAGGAAATTCCCTTCCGtcaagggaaaatgaaaacacgTGCCACCAGAGTTTTATGCAGAGTTTACTTGCTCCTAACCTTGGAGATCAAGTCAGTGGAAGCCAGCGATCGATCCCGGAACATCCAAGGAATACGCAGTGCGGTGCATCCTCCACGATTGAGTACAGCTGTCCCCCAGCACGGGAGAGTGTCCACATCCGGAGAGATGGCGATGGTCAGAACAGGGAAAGCTGTGACATGTCTATCAGTACAATTAACACCAGGAACAGCTCTTTAACTATTCCCTTCTCAACTTCATCTTCCTCGGGAGATATTCAAGGTCGAAATACAAGCCCAAACATTTCCGTACAGAAGTCCAATCCTATGAGGATGACAGACAGTCATGGAACAAAGAGCCACATGAATACACCTGTCTCCAGCAACATGCACGGGGTTGTGAGGCCAACTCACCCTCACCCTGCAGTTTCTCACGGAAATGGCGAACAAGGGCAGCCTTCTGTTCGTCAGCCAAATTCTTCAGTTACTCAGCGCTCAAGGCATCCTCTACAAGATAACAACAGCTCTAAAATACGGCAGCCTGAAAGGAATCGATCTGGAAATCAAAGACACGGGAATGTCTTTGACCCTAGTCTTCCCCACCTGCCCCTGTCTACCAGCAGCAGTATGATCCTTGGGCGCCAGCAGTCTGCTAtagaaaagagaggaagcatTGTCCGCTTCATGTCTGATGGTCCTCAAGTGTCCAACGACAATGCAGCCTCTGACCAACATACGCTTTCTCAGAACTTTGGATTCCCTTTTATCCCAGAGGGTGGCATGAATCCACCCATAAATGCCAACACGTCCTTCATTCCCCCTGTTACTCAACCTAGCGCCACTCGAACACCAGCCCTAATCCCCGTCGATCCCCAAAACACGCTGCCATCCTTCTACCCGCCTTACTCTCCTGCCCACCCCACTCTTTCCAATGACATTTCTATCCCTTACTTTCCCAACCAAATGTTTCCTAATCCGACCACAGAGAAGCCAAGTAGTGGAGGTTTGAACAATCGATTTGGATCTATCTTGTCTCCTCCCCGGCCCGTTGGTTTTGCTCAGCcaagttttcctttgcttccgGATATGCCACCAATGCACATGACCAATACGTCACACTTATCCAATTTTAACTTGACGTCTTTGTTTCCAGAAATAGCCACTGCTCTTCCTCCAGATGGTTCAGCAATGTCGCCTTTGCTTTCCATTGCAAACACATCTGCTTCCGATTCTTCCAAGCAGCCCTCAAACCGACCCGCCCACAATATAAGCCATATTCTAGGTCATGACTGCAGTTCAGCTGTATGA